Proteins encoded by one window of bacterium:
- a CDS encoding flagellar biosynthetic protein FliR, which translates to MNDALRVLGINADWTYVFNVGTLIMLRFVMITAIIPFLVGKPVPGMIRLGFSLVMTVFLFPYLAPADASIIPKAPMALFLLYFKEAFYGIAIGIASGIVFHAFEAAGGVIDNQRGAAQARLLIPQLGEQTTLFGTLNFQFGIVIFLTIGGHLYFFKTLLESYDVLPLFELPKHRIDMLAMTDQFIHDTGSVLVTAIQLTAPILISIFITDVVLGIMSKSAPAINVYELGFAIRGI; encoded by the coding sequence ATGAATGATGCTCTCAGGGTTCTAGGAATCAACGCGGACTGGACGTACGTCTTCAACGTGGGGACGCTCATCATGCTCCGCTTCGTCATGATCACGGCGATCATCCCGTTCCTGGTCGGAAAGCCCGTGCCCGGCATGATTAGGCTCGGGTTCTCGCTCGTCATGACGGTCTTTCTCTTCCCCTACCTGGCCCCGGCGGACGCATCGATCATTCCCAAGGCGCCGATGGCCCTTTTTCTTCTCTACTTCAAGGAGGCCTTTTACGGCATCGCCATCGGCATCGCGTCCGGCATCGTCTTTCACGCCTTCGAGGCGGCCGGCGGCGTCATCGACAATCAGCGCGGAGCCGCGCAGGCCCGCCTCTTGATCCCGCAATTGGGCGAGCAGACGACCCTCTTCGGCACCTTGAATTTCCAGTTCGGCATCGTGATCTTCCTGACGATCGGCGGGCATCTCTATTTTTTCAAGACGCTGCTCGAGAGCTACGACGTCCTCCCGCTCTTCGAGCTCCCCAAGCACCGGATCGACATGCTGGCGATGACCGACCAGTTCATCCACGATACGGGGAGCGTCCTCGTGACGGCGATCCAGCTGACCGCGCCCATCCTCATCTCCATCTTCATCACGGACGTGGTGCTGGGGATCATGAGCAAGTCGGCGCCGGCCATCAACGTCTACGAGCTGGGCTTCGCCATCCGCGGCATC
- the sctS gene encoding type III secretion system export apparatus subunit SctS — translation MDPAYLISITKQALYLTLILTAPPVLTAMLLGLTVGIMQATTQVQEQTLTFVPKLIGIMVTLAVVGPWIFVQLMNFATSLLDTFYIYVK, via the coding sequence ATGGATCCCGCGTATCTCATCTCCATCACCAAGCAGGCCCTTTACCTGACGCTGATCCTGACCGCCCCGCCGGTCCTCACGGCGATGCTCCTGGGCCTCACCGTCGGCATCATGCAGGCGACGACGCAGGTGCAGGAGCAGACGCTCACCTTCGTGCCGAAACTCATCGGCATCATGGTGACCTTGGCCGTCGTGGGTCCGTGGATCTTCGTCCAACTCATGAACTTCGCGACGTCTCTGCTCGACACGTTCTACATTTACGTCAAATGA
- the sctR gene encoding type III secretion system export apparatus subunit SctR → MKLVRRIPKKLFFLLLLIPLLVSQKAFGQAMEIPGLAGGTAAQQAISRPLLLISILGALSLLPFVIMMTTSFVKIAVVLSLIRNAMGTQQIPPNTIITGLAMILTVYIMVPTGLEIYRTAGATINQGSNQPVLSEVTVNLLVQAVKEAKEPMRVFLAKNAHAKEKELFTTLAKKMRKAEDREQVSEDSFETLIPAFVISELTEAFQIGFIIFLPFLVIDLVVTNVLLSLGMFQISPITVALPFKLLLFVLVDGWHLIAKGLILGYT, encoded by the coding sequence TTGAAACTCGTCCGCAGGATCCCCAAGAAGCTTTTTTTTCTGCTGCTCCTGATCCCCCTTCTGGTCTCGCAAAAGGCCTTCGGCCAGGCCATGGAGATTCCGGGACTCGCCGGGGGCACGGCCGCGCAGCAGGCGATTTCCAGGCCCCTCCTGCTCATCTCCATCCTCGGGGCGCTCTCGCTCCTGCCGTTCGTCATCATGATGACGACGTCGTTCGTGAAGATCGCCGTCGTGCTCTCGCTCATCCGCAACGCCATGGGCACGCAGCAGATTCCGCCCAATACGATCATCACGGGGCTGGCGATGATCCTGACGGTCTACATCATGGTCCCGACGGGCCTGGAGATCTACCGGACGGCCGGGGCGACCATCAACCAGGGCTCCAACCAGCCGGTGCTTTCGGAGGTGACGGTCAACCTCCTTGTGCAGGCGGTGAAGGAGGCCAAGGAGCCCATGCGGGTCTTCCTGGCCAAGAACGCCCACGCCAAGGAAAAGGAGCTGTTCACGACGCTCGCGAAAAAAATGCGCAAGGCGGAGGACCGCGAACAGGTGTCGGAAGATTCCTTCGAGACGCTGATTCCGGCCTTCGTCATCTCGGAGCTGACCGAGGCCTTTCAGATCGGGTTCATTATCTTCCTGCCGTTCCTGGTCATCGACCTCGTCGTGACGAACGTCCTCCTCTCGCTCGGCATGTTCCAGATCTCGCCGATCACCGTGGCGCTGCCGTTCAAACTGCTGTTGTTCGTGCTGGTGGACGGATGGCACTTGATAGCGAAGGGGCTGATTTTGGGGTATACATAA
- a CDS encoding flagellar biosynthetic protein FliO, with product MNPTPDFTWLFVKMVIGLVLVLGLALFLFRFVLPRTKFGRRGGASWASIEDAVRLDPHKSLYLVKILERYFVLGASEHSLQLITELSPLEGEKIASGGKS from the coding sequence ATGAACCCAACCCCGGATTTCACCTGGCTCTTCGTCAAAATGGTGATCGGACTCGTCTTGGTCCTGGGATTGGCGCTCTTTCTCTTCCGCTTCGTCCTGCCCCGCACCAAATTCGGCCGGCGGGGGGGCGCGTCCTGGGCCTCGATCGAGGACGCCGTCCGGCTCGATCCGCACAAGAGCCTGTATCTGGTCAAAATTCTCGAACGCTATTTCGTGTTGGGGGCAAGCGAGCACAGTCTGCAACTCATCACCGAACTTTCCCCGTTGGAGGGTGAAAAGATCGCCTCGGGAGGAAAATCTTGA
- a CDS encoding FliM/FliN family flagellar motor switch protein: MDDVSKKDPYLSELDAMDNFEPPPPDLGEGGEETVHETEEPTRIDLKAPQVPKQGRAADPGAQPVPEVAADVAEMMEAIPEGEPPVKELLDLAPDMTVPLVIVMGRKSFTVKDLLALRIGQVMDLERSPAEPVDLVAAGKVVGKGELVEVDGKLGIRVLKLLK; the protein is encoded by the coding sequence ATGGATGATGTGAGTAAGAAGGATCCGTACCTCTCCGAGCTCGACGCGATGGATAACTTCGAGCCGCCGCCGCCGGATTTGGGCGAGGGGGGCGAGGAGACGGTCCACGAGACGGAAGAGCCCACGCGCATCGACCTGAAGGCGCCGCAGGTTCCCAAACAGGGGCGCGCGGCCGACCCCGGGGCCCAACCTGTTCCCGAGGTTGCGGCGGACGTCGCGGAGATGATGGAGGCGATCCCCGAGGGCGAGCCTCCGGTCAAGGAGCTGCTCGATCTGGCCCCCGACATGACGGTCCCGCTGGTCATCGTGATGGGGCGGAAGAGCTTCACGGTGAAGGACCTTCTGGCCCTGCGGATCGGTCAGGTGATGGACCTGGAGCGTTCGCCGGCCGAACCCGTCGATCTCGTCGCCGCCGGCAAGGTGGTGGGGAAGGGAGAATTGGTCGAGGTCGACGGCAAACTCGGGATTCGCGTCCTCAAATTACTCAAATGA
- a CDS encoding FliM/FliN family flagellar motor switch protein: MPKVSRQDAKLLEAVQTYLPRIGFSDELGKALKILIGREIGPTFSFQRDHMAAVNIPQKLQGLTRQGIYLLFGLPPLDAKGVLEIDPLIAHMAIDKLLGGAGEPLTMIRPLTEIEEGVLSFLFLKIFSLIFDRCGKQARVHFRMEGFRSSPEELAPFFKNQPDGIYFSFHLSLGNRAGYARLILPGPMAQKAFLEPLEGASPTGDRETEYYGARLANLGFVQTDVWTELGRTALKVADINRLEPGDVILLERTQARIQKGRLSGAVSVRVGRGERGSFRGEIVPSPDGLQVKLTAVDLEQQV; encoded by the coding sequence TTGCCGAAGGTCTCCCGCCAGGACGCCAAGCTCCTCGAGGCCGTTCAGACCTATCTGCCCCGGATCGGGTTTTCGGACGAGTTGGGCAAGGCCCTCAAGATTCTGATCGGGCGAGAGATCGGCCCGACGTTTTCCTTCCAACGGGACCACATGGCCGCGGTGAACATTCCGCAAAAGCTGCAAGGTCTCACGCGCCAGGGCATCTACCTCCTCTTCGGACTCCCGCCGCTCGATGCCAAGGGCGTGCTGGAGATCGACCCCCTCATCGCCCACATGGCGATCGACAAGCTCTTGGGAGGGGCCGGCGAGCCGCTGACGATGATCCGGCCGCTGACCGAGATCGAGGAAGGCGTGCTGTCGTTTCTCTTCCTCAAGATCTTCTCCCTGATCTTCGACCGCTGCGGGAAGCAGGCGCGCGTTCACTTCCGCATGGAGGGTTTCCGGTCGTCGCCGGAAGAGTTGGCGCCGTTCTTCAAGAACCAGCCGGACGGCATCTATTTTTCGTTCCATCTTTCCCTCGGAAACCGCGCCGGTTACGCGCGGCTGATCCTCCCCGGGCCGATGGCGCAGAAGGCCTTCTTGGAACCCCTGGAGGGCGCTTCGCCCACGGGCGATCGGGAGACGGAGTACTACGGGGCGCGGCTCGCAAACCTCGGGTTCGTGCAGACGGACGTCTGGACGGAGCTCGGACGGACGGCGCTCAAGGTGGCCGACATCAACCGCCTCGAACCGGGGGACGTGATTCTTCTCGAACGGACGCAGGCGAGGATTCAGAAGGGGAGGCTTTCCGGCGCCGTGTCCGTGCGCGTGGGACGCGGCGAGCGAGGGTCTTTTCGAGGCGAAATCGTCCCCTCGCCGGACGGGTTGCAAGTGAAGCTCACCGCCGTCGATTTGGAACAACAGGTATAA